One region of Oryza sativa Japonica Group chromosome 5, ASM3414082v1 genomic DNA includes:
- the LOC9271549 gene encoding probable aspartyl protease At4g16563, with protein MHSFIHLSILLCLLSTTLISYAKDSKAHSSVVLGLSHVRSLSAPSMVIINSTRFDFLDIIEPVTTYTDGYLLSLNLGMPPQVFQVYLDTGSDLTWVPCGTNSSYQCLECGNEHSTSKPIPSFSPSQSSSNMKELCGSRFCVDIHSSDNSHDPCAAVGCAIPSFMSDLCTRPCPPFSYTYGGGALVLGSLAKDIVTLHGSIFGIAILLDVPGFCFGCVGSSIREPIGIAGFGKGILSLPSQLGFLDKGFSHCFLGFRFARNPNFTSSLIMGDLALSAKDDFLFTPMLKSITNPNFYYIGLEGVSIGDGAAIAAPPSLSSIDSEGNGGMIVDTGTTYTHLPDPFYTAILSSLASVILYERSYDLEMRTGFDLCFKIPCTHTPCTQDELPLINFHFLGDVKLTLPKDSCYYAVTAPKNSVVVKCLLFQRMDNDDDDDDVGGANNGPGAVLGSFQMQNVEVVYDMEAGRIGFQPKDCALHS; from the coding sequence ATGCATTCTTTCATTCACTTGTCCATTCTTCTTTGCCTCCTATCCACAACCCTCATTTCCTATGCAAAAGATAGCAAAGCCCATAGCAGTGTGGTCCTTGGCCTTAGCCATGTTAGGTCTCTATCTGCTCCATCCATGGTGATAATAAACTCCACAAGATTTGACTTCTTGGACATCATAGAACCAGTAACAACATATACAGATGGCTACCTTCTTTCCCTAAACCTGGGCATGCCCCCACAGGTTTTTCAGGTGTACTTGGACACAGGGAGTGACCTCACTTGGGTTCCTTGTGGCACCAACTCCAGCTACCAGTGTTTGGAGTGTGGCAATGAGCATAGCACCTCCAAGCCAATTCCATCCTTCTCCCCATCTCAGTCCTCTTCAAACATGAAGGAACTATGCGGCAGCCGCTTCTGTGTCGACATCCATAGCTCCGATAACTCCCATGACCCCTGCGCTGCAGTGGGTTGCGCCATTCCTTCCTTCATGAGTGATCTATGCACTAGACCCTGCCCTCCTTTCTCCTACACCTATGGTGGTGGAGCACTGGTCCTTGGCTCCCTTGCAAAGGACATTGTAACACTCCATGGAAGCATATTTGGCATTGCCATCCTCTTGGATGTCCCTGGCTTCTGCTTTGGCTGTGTTGGTAGCTCCATAAGGGAGCCTATTGGCATTGCAGGGTTTGGCAAGGGCATACTCTCCCTGCCATCCCAGCTAGGGTTTCTTGACAAAGGATTCTCTCATTGCTTCCTAGGATTCCGGTTCGCGAGGAACCCGAACTTCACCAGCTCGTTGATCATGGGTGACCTCGCGCTGTCTGCGAAGGACGACTTCCTCTTCACCCCAATGCTGAAGAGCATCACTAACCCAAACTTCTACTACATTGGGCTAGAGGGTGTCAGCATTGGAGATGGTGCCGCCATTGCTGCTCCTCCCAGCTTGAGCAGCATCGATTCCGAAGGCAATGGCGGGATGATCGTCGACACTGGGACGACATACACTCACCTCCCTGATCCATTCTACACCGCAATCCTATCATCCCTTGCCTCTGTCATACTCTATGAAAGATCTTACGACCTCGAGATGAGGACGGGGTTTGATCTCTGCTTCAAGATCCCTTGCACACACACCCCATGCACACAGGATGAGCTGCCTCTGATAAACTTTCACTTCCTCGGCGATGTGAAGCTCACGCTGCCTAAGGACAGCTGCTACTACGCGGTCACCGCGCCCAAGAACTCGGTGGTGGTGAAGTGCTTGCTGTTCCAGAGGATGgacaacgatgacgacgacgacgatgttgGTGGCGCGAATAATGGGCCAGGAGCAGTTCTTGGAAGCTTCCAGATGCAGAATGTTGAGGTCGTCTACGATATGGAGGCAGGGAGGATTGGGTTTCAGCCCAAGGATTGTGCCCTTCACTCCTAG